The Henckelia pumila isolate YLH828 chromosome 2, ASM3356847v2, whole genome shotgun sequence genome includes a window with the following:
- the LOC140882319 gene encoding ruBisCO large subunit-binding protein subunit beta, chloroplastic-like, which produces MGSSLRPLPAVGFASQSRIHNKAVRKPHNSMLNATASAKHLYFNRDGSATRKLLAGVDKVAELIGVTMGPKGRNVVLQNKYGPPKIVNDGETVLKEIELEDPLENVGVKLVRQAGARTNDLAGDGCTTSIVLARGLIAEGVKVIAAGMNPVQISRGIEKTARALIPELKLMSKEVEDHELADVAAVSAGNDYTLGNMISNALQQVGRSGVVTIEKGNYAENNLEIVEGMQFDRGYLSPYFVTDRQKMAVEFSDCKLLLVDRKIVHPRELFKILDNAVKEKYPIVIVAEGIEQEALAPVIRNKLRGALKVAAIKAPAFGERKSHYLDDIAILTGGTVIRDEMGLTLENAHKDMLGSASKVVITKDSTLIVTDGSTQDAVKERVSQIQRLVENTVEKFQKKILSERIARLSGGIAILQVGAQTVVELKDKQLRVEDALNATKAAIEEGVVVGGGCCLLRLSTKIDSIREHLDNEEQKIGADIVKRALTYPARQIAKNAGVNGNTVIEKILSSGDLSYGYNAANGRYEDLMAAGILDPTKVVRCCLEHASSVAKTFLTSDAVVVEIKDPVSKRTIKPMPTSGVGPVGIEHVLRGG; this is translated from the exons ATGGGAAGTTCTCTCAGGCCATTGCCAGCGGTTGGCTTCGCAAGCCAGTCGCGGATACACAATAAAGCTGTAAGGAAACCTCATAATTCCATGTTGAATGCAACAGCTTCGGCTAAACATCTGTACTTTAATCGTGACGGTTCAGCCACGAGAAAACTCCTG GCAGGGGTGGATAAAGTGGCAGAGCTGATTGGGGTAACAATGGGTCCAAAGGGAAGGAATGTTGTGCTGCAGAACAAGTATGGACCTCCAAAGATAGTCAATGATGGTGAAACTGTTCTTAAAGAG ATTGAGCTGGAGGATCCTCTAGAGAATGTTGGTGTAAAACTGGTGAGACAAGCTGGAGCTAGAACAAATGATCTTGCTGGCGATGGCTGCACTACATCTATCGTGCTTGCTCGGGGTCTTATTGCGGAAGGTGTGAAG GTTATTGCAGCTGGTATGAACCCAGTTCAAATCTCACGAGGAATTGAGAAAACGGCTAGAGCCCTCATACCTGAACTCAAATTGATGTCCAAAGAG GTTGAGGATCATGAACTAGCTGATGTTGCTGCTGTTAGTGCAGGAAATGATTATACATTgggaaatatgatttctaatgcTCTTCAACAAGTAGGAAGAAGCGGGGTTGTAACAATAGAGAAAGGAAATTATGCTGAAAATAATCTAGAAATTGTTGAAGGAATGCAGTTTGATCGAGGATACCTATCTCCTTATTTTGTCACTGACCGGCAGAAGATGGCTGTGGAATTTAGCGATTGCAAA TTGCTTTTGGTTGACAGAAAGATTGTACATCCAAGAGAGTTGTTTAAGATATTGGATAATGCCGTCAAAGAAAAATACCCAATTGTCATAGTAGCAGAGGGAATCGAGCAAGAAGCTCTGGCACCTGTAATTCGAAACAAACTGAGGGGAGCTTTGAAGGTAGCTGCCATTAAAGCTCCAGCCTTTGGCGAGCGGAAGAGCCATTATCTGGATGATATTGCTATCTTGACTGGAG GAACGGTAATCAGGGATGAAATGGGATTGACCCTTGAAAATGCACATAAAGATATGTTGGGGTCTGCTTCTAAAGTCGTAATAACAAAAGACTCTACGTTAATAGTGACGGACGGAAGCACTCAAGATGCTGTTAAAGAGAGAGTTTCTCAGATTCAAAGGCTTGTTGAG AATACCGTGGAAaaatttcaaaagaaaatattgagtGAAAGGATAGCGAGGTTATCAGGCGGTATAGCAATTCTTCAGGTGGGAGCACAAACTGTTGTCGAATTAAAGGATAAACAACTTAGAGTTGAAGATGCTCTAAATGCAACTAAG GCGGCAATTGAGGAAGGAGTAGTAGTTGGCGGTGGTTGTTGCCTGCTAAGGCTGTCTACAAAAATCGACAGTATTAGAGAACACTTGGACAATGAAGAgcaaaaa ATAGGAGCAGATATAGTAAAAAGAGCTTTGACATACCCTGCGAGGCAGATCGCAAAAAACGCTGGTGTAAATGGGAATACTGTCATTGAGAAG ATTCTATCATCAGGTGACTTAAGTTATGGATATAATGCTGCAAATGGCAGATATGAGGACTTGATGGCTGCTGGGATCTTGGATCCTACTAAG GTTGTTCGTTGTTGCTTGGAGCATGCATCCTCTGTGGCCAAGACATTTTTGACATCCGATGCAGTTGTCGTTGAAATCAAGGATCCAGTTTCCAAACGTACCATAAAACCAATGCCAACATCAG GCGTCGGACCGGTTGGCATTGAGCATGTTTTAAGGGGGGGATGA
- the LOC140882324 gene encoding uncharacterized protein, with the protein MVFLVMGFSVQCVLDFMVAGVSLMIGLGLFAFIASILCSAAFIQNAKEIS; encoded by the coding sequence ATGGTTTTCTTGGTGATGGGATTCAGTGTGCAATGCGTGCTGGACTTTATGGTGGCTGGAGTTTCTCTGATGATTGGCTTGGGTTTATTCGCATTCATCGCTTCGATTCTTTGCTCTGCTGCTTTCATTCAAAACGCCAAAGAGATTTCTTGA
- the LOC140882323 gene encoding protein SOB FIVE-LIKE 4-like → MSTEECSSNESGWTAYIASSPDKEDDPTQDEDDECSSSMDEQVNQHESEDDAENMDTDDSMASDASSGPSDRRRLINAVKKNERNGGEKSHKQEEEEKKIGEKIKVEEEKKTETKGNSGKLSEKK, encoded by the exons ATGA GCACTGAAGAATGCAGCAGCAATGAATCCGGATGGACCGCATACATAGCTTCTTCACCGGACAAAGAAGACGATCCCACCCAAGATGAAGACGATGAATGTAGTTCCAGCATGGATGAACAAGTAAATCAGCACGAATCAGAAGATGATGCTGAAAATATGGATACGGATGACTCCATGGCTTCTGATGCCTCCTCCGGACCTAGCGATCGAAGACGTTTGATCAATGCAGTGAAGAAAAACGAAAGAAATGGTGGTGAAAAGAGTCATAAACAGGAGGAGGAGGAGAAGAAAATTGGTGAGAAGATAAAggttgaagaggagaagaagaCTGAAACTAAAGGAAACAGTGGAAAACTATCAGAGAAAAAATAA
- the LOC140882322 gene encoding peroxidase 11, with translation MELLLNSKGLLLLALIIGISSSSLLASEPLLTLDYYKTTCPTVLEIVRKEMECAVLSNPRNAALILRLHFHDCFVQGCDGSVLLDDTVTLQGEKRAPNNVHALKGFRIIDRIKNRLESECPGIVSCADILTIAARDAVVLVGGPYWDVPVGRYDSKTAGYALTETNIPTADEGLLSIISKFIYQGLSVTDVVALSGAHTIGKARCINFRNRIYGDFSTTSEKNQPSRVYLNKLKSICPPQNTAANNNESDMDHLTPNLFDNSYFQILVQGEGLLTSDQELYSSILAIQTKKIVSKYAENPIAFFEQFSESMVKLGNITNSETYTNGEVRKNCRFINT, from the exons ATGGAACTTTTACTTAACTCAAAAGGGCTTCTTCTTTTGGCATTAATTATTGGAATTTCCTCTTCAAGTTTGCTTGCCAGTGAGCCccttttaacattagattactACAAAACTACGTGCCCAACAGTGCTCGAAATCGTTAGGAAAGAAATGGAATGTGCGGTGCTCTCTAATCCGCGTAATGCAGCCTTGATTTTGAGATTGCATTTCCACGATTGCTTCGTTCAG GGATGTGATGGATCAGTTCTGCTGGATGACACAGTCACACTTCAAGGAGAAAAGAGAGCTCCAAACAATGTGCATGCTTTGAAAGGATTCAGAATCATCGACAGGATCAAGAACCGGCTTGAATCCGAGTGCCCTGGAATCGTTTCATGTGCTGATATTCTCACTATTGCTGCAAGGGATGCTGTTGTTTTG GTTGGTGGACCATATTGGGATGTTCCTGTGGGTAGATACGACTCAAAAACTGCAGGATATGCACTTACTGAGACAAATATCCCCACAGCAGATGAAGGGCTACTCTCCATCATTTCAAAGTTTATATATCAGGGCCTATCGGTTACCGACGTGGTTGCACTTTCTG GTGCTCATACCATAGGCAAGGCACGTTGCATAAATTTCAGGAACAGAATCTATGGAGATTTTTCCACAACTTCAGAGAAGAATCAACCCTCAAGAGTGTACCTGAATAAATTGAAATCCATCTGCCCTCCTCAGAACACCGCAGCTAATAATAATGAATCGGACATGGACCATCTCACACCGAATTTATTCGACAATTCTTATTTTCAAATCTTGGTACAAGGAGAGGGCCTGCTAACTTCAGACCAAGAACTATATTCTAGTATTTTAGCCATTCAAACCAAGAAGATTGTGTCAAAATATGCTGAAAACCCGATAGCATTCTTCGAGCAGTTCTCTGAATCAATGGTGAAATTGGGGAACATTACAAATAGTGAAACTTATACAAATGGAGAAGTTAGGAAGAATTGCAGGTTTATAAATACATGA
- the LOC140882320 gene encoding S-adenosylmethionine decarboxylase proenzyme-like → MALPVSAIGFEGFEKRLEISFFEPYIFTDPKGKGLRCLSKAQLDEILEPADCIIVASLSNEYVDSYVLSESSLFVYPYKIIIKTCGTTKLLLSIPPILKLAKTLSLSVQTVRYTRGSFIFPGAQSYPHQNFSEEEVVLDSFFGNLGLDGSKAFVMGASDERQKWHVYSASAISMESSNPVYTLEMCMTGLDREMKSVFCKHDSSFATLMTDKSGIRKILPESDICDFEFNPCGYSMNSIEGAALSTIHVTPEDGFSYASFETAGYDFKVVNLGLMIERVLSCFQPWEFSIALHTDFGSKLSHQSYILDVKAYSNTQKIHEELGMGGSIIFQKFIRTASCGSPRSILKSRGEDEEEEKE, encoded by the coding sequence ATGGCTTTGCCTGTATCTGCTATAGGTTTTGAAGGCTTTGAAAAGAGGCTTGAAATCTCCTTTTTCGAACCGTACATCTTTACCGATCCCAAAGGAAAGGGTCTTCGTTGTCTTTCCAAAGCACAGTTGGATGAGATTTTAGAACCTGCTGATTgcatcatagttgcttcactgTCAAATGAATATGTTGACTCATATGTCCTCTCTGAGTCAAGCCTCTTCGTCTATCCTTACAAAATTATCATCAAAACTTGTGGAACGACGAAATTGCTTCTGTCCATCCCACCCATACTGAAGTTAGCAAAGACCCTTTCTCTTTCAGTTCAAACTGTAAGATACACACGTGGAAGCTTCATTTTCCCTGGGGCTCAGTCATACCCTCATCAAAATTTCTCTGAAGAAGAAGTTGTTCTAGATAGTTTTTTCGGAAATCTTGGTCTCGATGGAAGCAAGGCATTTGTTATGGGAGCCTCTGATGAACGTCAGAAATGGCATGTTTATTCTGCAAGTGCAATCTCTATGGAATCTTCTAACCCTGTGTACACACTAGAGATGTGTATGACTGGCTTGGACAGGGAAATGAAATCTGTTTTCTGCAAACATGATTCAAGCTTCGCAACCCTGATGACTGACAAGTCTGGCATAAGAAAAATTCTCCCAGAATCAGACATATGTGATTTTGAGTTCAACCCGTGTGGATATTCCATGAATTCAATTGAAGGGGCTGCACTATCTACTATCCATGTTACCCCAGAAGATGGGTTTAGTTATGCAAGCTTCGAGACTGCTGGGTACGATTTTAAGGTGGTCAATCTAGGCCTAATGATCGAGAGGGTTTTGTCGTGTTTTCAACCATGGGAGTTTTCCATAGCTCTGCATACTGATTTTGGTTCCAAGCTATCTCATCAAAGTTACATACTGGACGTGAAAGCTTACTCGAACACTCAGAAAATCCATGAAGAGCTAGGAATGGGTGGATCTATTATCTTCCAGAAGTTTATTAGGACTGCATCCTGTGGATCTCCTAGGTCTATTCTGAAAAGTCGTGGAgaggatgaagaagaagaaaaggagtAA
- the LOC140884716 gene encoding uncharacterized protein C24H6.02c has product MNSCHIPALPSPLDLSFTLSSRFCRPNFYPNSRHLKPSSLRISHFEKKTFKQWHREPIISCSIEDCSEAYPEPTQSSVSKNAQEEASINLNLPRRSLSVTFTCNACGSRSQRLINRLAYERGLVYVQCSGCSQYHKLVDNLGLVVEYNLQEVVDSDTSTGQI; this is encoded by the exons ATGAACAGCTGCCACATTCCTGCCCTTCCTTCGCCTCTAGATCTAAGCTTCACGCTCAGTTCTCGATTCTGCAGACCTAATTTTTATCCCAATTCCAGACACTTGAAACCTTCCAG CTTGCGAATttctcattttgaaaagaaGACATTTAAACAATGGCACCGGGAGCCGATAATTTCGTGTTCGATTGAAGATTGTTCCGAAGCATACCCGGAGCCCACACAATCTTCTGTTTCAAAGAATGCTCAAGAG GAAGCTTCTATTAACCTAAATCTTCCAAGAAGAAGTTTGTCGGTAACTTTTACCTGTAATGCTTGTGGTTCACGATCGCAGAGATTAATAAACAGATTAGCTTATGAACGTGGACTGGTATATGTACAG TGTTCAGGATGCTCCCAGTATCACAAGTTAGTTGACAATCTTGGACTTGTGGTCGAGTACAACTTGCAGGAGGTAGTGGATAGTGATACAAGTACAGGACAAATCTAG
- the LOC140879855 gene encoding protein CHUP1, chloroplastic, which yields MIVRVGFLVAATAAAYAVNQKRARAAASQAKPTENGEESQEKSLIAREDEEHLTCSKDGLNEAEEEEEKEEVKLINSIINPRMSITSDFADELLPEFESLLSGEIDIPLPTDKYDTSANSMAEKERMYESEMAIHASELERLRRLVKELEEREVKLEGELLEYYGLKEQESSIVELQKQLKIKSVEIDMLNVTINTLQAERKKLQEEVSQGATARKELEMTKKKLYDLQRQIQLEANQTKAHLLLLKQQVTGLQAKEEEAFKKNTDVEKKLKFLKEMEVEIMELKRKNKELQIEKRELTVKLDAAEGRVKTLSSMTESEMVANVREEVNNLRHTNEDLLKQVEGLQMNRFSEVEELVYLRWVNACLRFELRNYQTPSGKISARDLSKSLSPRSQERAKLLMLEYAESERGGGDTDMESNFDNMSVDSEDFDNASVDSSTSRLSSLSKKPSLIQKLKRWGRNKDDSSTVSSPARSIGGGSPSRSSISTRPRGPLESLMLRNAGDGMAITTFGTVEQDEINSPETPGLPPDSLNSVASSFHLMSKSVEGVLDEKYPAYKDRHKLALEREKQLKEKAQKARTARFGGGDVNKSVSDLNKSVSLPPKLSLIKEKPIVSGDSGDQSNNDNKDESTVVSRMKLAHIEKRAPRVPRPPPKASGEASTGGNKPVSSGPPGAPPPPPPPPGAPPPPPPPGGPPRPPPPPGSLSRAGGGGDKVHRAPELVEFYQSLMKREAKKDTSSLISTTSNTSEARSNMIGEIENRSSFLLAVKADVETQGDFVESLAAEVRAASFTNVDDLVAFVNWLDEELSFLVDERAVLKHFDWPEGKADALREASFEYQDLMKLEKQVTSFTDDPTLPCEPALKKMYKLLEKVEQSVYALLRTRDMATSRYKEFGIPVDWLLDTGVVGKIKLSSVQLARKYMKRVASELDAMTEPEKEPNREFLILQGVRFAFRVHQFAGGFDAESMKAFEELRSRAHAKTGGDHNMGA from the exons ATGATTGTCAGGGTTGGCTTCCTTGTTGCTGCCACAGCTGCAGCTTATGCAGTTAATCAGAAGAGGGCTAGGGCCGCTGCTTCACAGGCTAAGCCAACTG AAAATGGTGAAGAATCCCAAGAGAAATCTTTGATTGCAAGGGAAGATGAAGAGCATCTCACCTGCTCTAAGGATGGCCTCAATGAG GCTGAGGAGGAAGAAGAGAAGGAAGAAGTTAAACTAATTAATAGCATAATAAACCCCAGAATGAGCATCACCTCGGACTTTGCGGATGAGCTTTTGCCGGAATTTGAAAGTCTTTTATCAGGAGAAATTGATATACCTTTGCCTACAGATAAATATGATACATCAGCCAATTCTATGGCAGAAAAAGAAAGGATGTATGAAAGTGAAATGGCAATCCATGCAAGTGAACTCGAAAGATTAAGGAGGTTAGTTAAAGAATTGGAAGAGAGAGAGGTGAAACTTGAAGGAGAGTTGCTTGAATACTATGGTTTGAAGGAGCAAGAATCGAGTATCGTTGAGTTACAGAAGCAGCTCAAGATTAAGTCTGTTGAAATTGATATGTTGAATGTTACCATAAATACTTTGCAGGCAGAGAGGAAAAagcttcaagaagaggtgtctCAAGGAGCAACTGCTAGGAAAGAACTCGAAATGACTAAAAAGAAGTTGTATGATTTGCAGAGGCAAATTCAGCTTGAAGCTAATCAGACAAAAGCCCACCTTTTGTTGCTGAAGCAACAGGTTACTGGGCTTCAAGCAAAAGAGGAGGAAGCTTTCAAGAAAAACACAGATGTTGAGAAAAAGTTAAAGTTCTTGAAGGAAATGGAGGTGGAGATTATGGAGCTTAAGAGGAAGAATAAAGAACTTCAAATTGAGAAGAGGGAGTTGACGGTGAAATTGGATGCAGCAGAAGGCAGAGTTAAGACCCTTTCTAGCATGACAGAG AGTGAAATGGTTGCCAATGTGAGGGAAGAAGTGAATAACTTGAGGCATACAAATGAGGACCTCCTTAAACAAGTTGAAGGGCTCCAGATGAATAGATTCAGTGAAGTTGAAGAGCTTGTTTATCTTCGTTGGGTGAATGCCTGCCTAAGATTCGAGCTTCGCAACTACCAAACGCCATCTGGAAAAATTTCGGCCCGCGATCTTAGTAAAAGTCTGAGTCCAAGATCTCAGGAGAGGGCTAAACTGCTGATGTTGGAGTATGCCGAGTCAGAACGTGGAGGAGGAGACACGGATATGGAAAGCAATTTTGATAACATGTCTGTCGATAGTGAAGATTTTGACAATGCTTCTGTTGATAGTTCAACTAGCAGATTGAGTAGTTTGAGCAAAAAACCAAGCTTGATCCAAAAACTGAAGAGATGGGGTCGAAATAAAGACGATTCTAGCACGGTTTCTTCTCCGGCACGATCAATTGGTGGAGGGTCTCCGAGCAGGAGCAGCATTAGTACTCGGCCAAGAGGTCCTTTAGAATCCCTAATGCTTAGAAATGCAGGTGACGGTATGGCAATTACGACATTTGGGACAGTGGAACAAGACGAGATTAACTCCCCTGAAACTCCAGGATTACCTCCTGATTCACTCAATTCTGTGGCATCGTCTTTTCATTTGATGTCGAAATCTGTGGAAGGAGTTCTAGACGAGAAGTATCCAGCGTATAAAGACCGCCACAAACTGGCTTTAGAGAGGGAGAAACAGCTCAAGGAAAAGGCTCAAAAAGCAAGAACAGCAAGATTTGGTGGAGGAGATGTGAATAAATCGGTTTCGGATTTGAATAAATCGGTTTCCCTACCCCCGAAGCTCTCACTTATAAAGGAGAAACCGATTGTATCTGGAGATTCAGGTGACCAGTCTAATAATGATAACAAAGACGAATCTACTGTTGTGAGTAGAATGAAACTTGCACATATCGAAAAGAGAGCACCAAGGGTTCCTCGACCTCCTCCCAAAGCATCTGGTGAGGCTTCTACTGGTGGAAATAAACCAGTCTCTAGTGGACCACCAGGCgctccaccaccaccaccacctccACCGGGAGCACCACCACCCCCGCCACCACCTGGTGGGCCTCCACGCCCACCTCCTCCTCCAGGAAGTCTCTCGAGAGCAGGTGGAGGTGGTGACAAAGTTCACCGAGCTCCTGAACTAGTTGAATTCTACCAGTCATTGATGAAACGTGAAGCAAAGAAGGATACTTCTTCACTGATTTCTACCACATCAAACACCTCAGAAGCAAGGAGTAACATGATTGGGGAGATAGAGAACAGATCCTCGTTCCTATTGGCC GTTAAAGCTGATGTGGAGACTCAAGGCGATTTTGTCGAGTCGCTGGCAGCTGAAGTTCGTGCTGCTTCCTTTACCAATGTAGACGATTTGGTGGCTTTTGTGAACTGGCTAGACGAGGAACTCTCCTTCTTA GTCGATGAACGAGCAGTTCTCAAGCATTTTGATTGGCCGGAAGGGAAAGCTGATGCTTTGAGAGAGGCATCATTTGAGTATCAAGACCTGATGAAATTGGAGAAGCAAGTGACATCATTCACCGATGATCCTACTCTTCCTTGTGAACCTGCTTTGAAGAAGATGTACAAGTTACTTGAGAA GGTGGAACAAAGTGTGTACGCCCTTTTGCGCACGCGAGATATGGCCACGTCACGGTACAAGGAATTTGGAATTCCCGTTGATTGGTTGCTCGATACGGGTGTAGTAGGAAAG ATCAAGCTTTCATCAGTACAATTGGCTAGGAAATACATGAAACGTGTTGCAAGTGAGCTTGATGCTATGACTGAACCTGAGAAGGAACCTAACAGAGAGTTCTTGATTCTTCAAGGGGTTCGGTTCGCTTTCCGTGTTCATCAG TTTGCTGGAGGCTTTGATGCAGAAAGCATGAAGGCTTTTGAAGAATTAAGAAGCAGAGCTCATGCAAAAACAGGAGGAGACCATAATATGGGAGCTTAA